A genomic segment from Maniola jurtina chromosome 9, ilManJurt1.1, whole genome shotgun sequence encodes:
- the LOC123867929 gene encoding pentatricopeptide repeat-containing protein 1, mitochondrial has product MAFRCINLFRNIKCSSTIKLRHNLMSTLTSKDNKINEIKEYKTENNITYLEDPDCFGTLAGRAPVSNTLEDEGDVKEEQYLQNKPLQSQKLTTKQYADLIKQYLKHKRIKEAIDILETRMLKEDRVKPENYIYNILIGACAEVGYTKKAFKLFNDMKRRALKPTGDTYTCLFEACINSPWPADGLKMATHLRNHMIEKGIEPNLTNYNVMIKAFGRCSDIPTAFKIVDEMISKKIKIRVHTFNHLIQACISDKDYGLKHALIVWRKMLKMREKPNVYSFNLMLKCVKDCNLGSKEDLLEVVGLIQEHMTLLNMKANVLQIEDSITYLQKNENVNHKQTLPILESDIIIEETSDLNSKPIQDNNSNTGAALEDRTGLALINEDNTSLELIENYKQPEQHVQMRTAPNLLSKIVQIDQILGVQDVHIPQDKFAIIGGQEDFLKEMEVYSVKPDIKTFTQMLPLIENNSEAENKLLETMQDLDIKTDIDFYNALIKKRCFRQDYDSAFDVREIIEKQNKRHKKHPLNKKHIIKVNIMTYGVLALGCKTKEKAEKLLNEMNEKQFKVNIEILGTLMKNATYQMQFGYILYVMDIVKKENIRVNEAFIKHLEIFNDRCLKIIQKNEKENRESPVLAAAYRRFGNIYNNWLKEINIEEALKPEHPWQQFMEQHPTPVQRESFQIVEPKKFYKRNRKFVQYSPKL; this is encoded by the exons ATGGCTTTTCGTTGTATAAATCTTTTTAGGAATATAAAATGCAGTAGCACCATTAAATTACGCCACAATCTTATGTCCACGCTAACCTCTAAggataataaaatcaatgaaattaaaGAATACAAAACTGAGAATAATATCACATACTTGGAAGATCCGGATTGTTTTGGGACTCTAGCGGGAAGGGCACCCGTTTCAAATACATTAGAAGATGAAGGTGATGTGAAAGAGgaacaatatttacaaaataaaccaCTGCAGTCTCAAAAACTAACAACCAAGCAATATGCAGATCTAATAAAGcaatatttaaaacataaaagaataaaagaggCAATTGATATTCTAGAAACAAGGATGTTAAAAGAGGACAGAGTAAAACCAGAAAACTATATCTACAACATATTAATTGGGGCTTGTGCTGAAGTAGGATATACAAAAAAAGCTTTTAAGCTGTTTAATGACATGAAGAGAAGGGCATTGAAACCTACAGGCGACACATACACTTGTCTGTTTGAAGCTTGTATCAATAGCCCATGGCCTGCAGATGGATTAAAAATGGCAACTCATCTAAGAAATCATATGATTGAGAAGGGTATAGAACCTAACCTTACAAATTATAATGTCATGATCAAAGCATTTGGAAGATGTTCAGATATACCAACAGCTTTTAAAATTGTTGATGAAATGATTAGTAAGAAAATCAAGATAAGAGTGCACACTTTTAACCACTTAATTCAAGCATGTATATCAGACAAAGACTATGGTTTAAAACATGCTCTTATTGTATGGAGAAAAATGTTGAAAATGAGAGAAAAACCAAATGTTTACTCATTTAATCTTATGCTAAAGTGTGTAAAAGATTGTAATTTAGGTTCAAAAGAGGATTTATTGGAAGTAGTTGGCTTGATACAGGAGCATATGACTTTATTAAATATGAAAGCAAATGTGCTTCAGATTGAAGATTCTATAACATATTtgcaaaaaaatgaaaatgtaaatCATAAGCAAACATTGCCTATATTAGAATCTGATATAATAATAGAAGAAACTTCAGATCTTAACAGTAAACCTATACAGGATAATAACTCAAATACAGGAGCAGCACTAGAAGATAGGACAGGTTTAGCTTTAATAAACGAAGATAACACTAGTTTAGAATTAATAGAAAACTACAAGCAGCCAGAACAACATGTACAAATGAGAACTGCACCTAATTTGTTGTCTAAAATTGTGCAAATTGATCAAATATTAGGTGTTCAAGACGTTCACATTCCACAAGACAAGTTTGCTATAATTGGTGGACAAGAGGATTTCCTCAAAGAAATGGAGGTCTATTCTGTAAAACCAGATATAAAAACATTCACACAAATGCTGCctttaatagaaaataattcagaagctgaAAATAAACTGCTTGAAACAATGCAAGATTTAGATATAAAAACTGATATAGATTTTTACAATGCATTGATTAAAAAGAGATGTTTTAGGCAAGATTATGATAGTGCTTTT gaTGTTAGAGAAATTATTGAGAAGCAAAATAAACGACATAAAAAACATCCACTGAACAAGAAGCATATTATAAAAGTCAACATAATGACCTACGGTGTTCTAGCCTTGGGTTGTAAAACAAAGGAGAAAGCTGAAAAACTACTAAATGAGATGAATGAAAAGCAATTCAA GGTTAACATAGAAATCTTGGGTACATTAATGAAGAATGCCACATATCAAATGCAGTTTGGTTACATATTGTACGTAATGGATATAGTGAAAAAGGAAAATATACGTGTAAATGAAGCATTCATAAAACATTTAGAGATTTTTAATGATAGATGcctaaaaattatacaaaag aatgaaaaggaaAATAGAGAAAGTCCAGTACTTGCAGCTGCTTATAGAAGATTTGGCAACATTTATAACAACTGGTTGAAGGAGATCAACATTGAAGAAGCATTGAAACCTGAACACCCATGGCAACAATTCATGGAACAACACCCAACCCCAGTTCAGAGAGAAAGTTTCCAAATTGTAGAGCCAAAGAAATTTTACAAAAGAAATCGAAAATTTGTTCAGTATAGTCcaaaattgtaa
- the LOC123867930 gene encoding eukaryotic translation initiation factor 3 subunit L: MYSSDDYNEGGYESYGDYEPHTGDPQYDLEYDRSSYYQMPEMVKKFLVYFRNMITEGMTFEILNLYENTFPKLTEQYFENTPWPDEKEVAPVVDNDHVFMILYKELYFRDIYARVPGGPKPEQRFLSFYNYCDLFNYILSAETPVPLELPDQWLWELIDEFVYQFQSFAQYRSRTSKLSQAEIEALNTENKAWNVLCILNVLHSLVDKSNIKKQLEVYAAGGDPDSVAGEFGRHSLYKMLGYFSLVGLLRLHSLLGDYYQAIKVLENIELHKKSQYSHVPACQISTSYYVGFAYMMMRRYADAIRTLSSALLYMQRTKQLFSSRSYQNDQINKQTEQMYHLLAICLVLHPQCVDESIQQVLREKNYHEKMFKMQYGDLGEFESCFTFACPKFLSPCPPPIEPGSNYGRDAVKHQTQVFMDEVRQQKMLPTIRSYLKLYTTLPLAKLAAFMSAARGGDRDAAREHAALAIHLLCFKHKMKNVVWSKGPSGLDGKFQSGSELDFYIDNDMIHIADTKVAHRYGDFFIRKLLKFEELNRKLHHIKI; the protein is encoded by the exons atgtattcaAGTGACGATTACAATgag GGTGGATATGAGTCTTACGGAGACTATGAACCCCACACAGGAGATCCACAGTATGATTTGGAATATGACAGATCATCATACTACCAAATGCCTGAAATG GTTAAAAAGTTTCTGGTGTATTTCCGCAACATGATCACTGAGGGAATGACGTTTGAGATCCTGAACCTCTATGAAAATACATTCCCTAAGCTCACAGAGCAATATTTCGAGAATACACCCTGGCCTGATGAGAAAGAAGTTGCTCCAGTTGTGGACAATGACCAT GTTTTCATGATTCTCTACAAAGAGTTGTACTTCCGTGATATCTATGCTCGAGTGCCCGGCGGTCCAAAGCCTGAGCAAAGGTTCCTCTCATTCTACAACTACTGTGACCTCTTCAACTACATCCTGTCAGCGGAGACCCCTGTTCCTCTGGAACTACCGGACCAGTGgctgtgggaactcattgatgaATTTGTTTATCAGTTCCAATCATTCGCTCAATATAG GTCTCGCACCTCCAAGTTAAGCCAAGCTGAGATTGAGGCTCTGAACACAGAGAACAAAGCGTGGAATGTGCTCTGTATTCTCAATGTGCTACATTCTCTAGTGGATAAGTCTAATATCAAGAAGCAACTTGAG GTGTATGCGGCCGGTGGCGACCCCGACTCGGTGGCGGGCGAGTTCGGGCGCCACTCACTGTACAAGATGCTAGGCTACTTCTCACTGGTGGGCTTGTTACGCCTACACTCTTTGCTCGGGGACTACTACCAGGCCATCAAG GTGCTGGAAAACATTGAACTGCACAAGAAGTCCCAATACTCACACGTACCAGCGTGTCAGATCTCCACATCCTACTATGTGGGCTTCGCTTACATGATGATGCGTCGCTACGCGGACGCCATCCGCACCCTGTCGTCCGCGCTGCTGTACATGCAGCGCACCAAGCAGCTGTTCTCGTCGCGTTCCTACCAGAACGATCAAATCAACAAGCAAACGGAGCAGATGTACCATCTTCTGGCTATCTGTTTGGTGCTGCACCCTCAGTGTGTGGATGAGTCGATTCAGCAG GTGCTGCGTGAAAAGAACTACCACGAGAAGATGTTCAAAATGCAGTATGGCGATCTCGGCGAGTTCGAAAGTTGCTTCACGTTCGCGTGCCCCAAGTTCCTGTCGCCCTGCCCGCCGCCCATCGAGCCCGGCTCCAACTACGGCCGCGACGCCGTCAAACACCAGACGCAGGTGTTCATGGACGAG GTCCGTCAACAAAAGATGCTGCCAACAATCCGGTCATACCTCAAGCTATACACGACACTGCCTCTAGCCAAGCTCGCCGCGTTCATgtcggcggcgcgcggcggcgacCGCGACGCGGCGCGCGAGCACGCGGCGCTCGCCATACACCTGCTGTGCTTCAAGCACAAGATGAAGAACGTCGTCTGGTCCAAGGGGCCCAGCGGGCTCGACGGCAAGTTCCAGAGCGGATCTGAG TTGGATTTCTACATCGACAATGACATGATTCACATTGCCGACACGAAGGTGGCTCATCGTTACGGCGACTTCTTCATCCGCAAGCTGCTCAAGTTTGAAGAATTGAACCGAAAGCTGCACCACATCAAAATATAA
- the LOC123867935 gene encoding thioredoxin, mitochondrial-like — MLGRTLLLRNPYFAKPSLYFRNITVSSPTYDIIKIQSTDDFKAKVINSKTPVVVDFFATWCNPCKLLTPRLESIISENKGKVILAKVDIDEQTDLALDYEVSSVPVLVAIKNGKVQQRLVGLQDTDKLRKWITQFTSDDSEVNVHN, encoded by the exons ATGTTAGGGCGAACCCTTTTGTTACGAAATCCGTACTTCGCCAAACCTTCCTTATACTTCAGAAACATAACAGTCTCCTCGCCCacatatgatataataaaaatCCAAAGTACTGATGATTTTAAGGCTAAAGTTATCAACAGTAAAACTCCTGTTGTTGTGGATTTCTTTGCGAC atgGTGCAATCCTTGCAAGCTGCTTACACCACGACTTGAGTCAATAATCTCTGAGAATAAAGGTAAAGTAATCCTCGCCAAAGTGGATATTGACGAACAAACAGACTTAGCTTTGGATTATGAGGTTAGTTCTGTGCCAGTTCTTGTAGCTATCAAGAATGGTAAAGTGCAACAGAGATTGGTTGGATTACAAGATACAGACAAGTTAAGGAAGTGGATTACACAGTTTACGTCTGACGACTCTGAAGTCAATGTCCATAATTGA
- the LOC123867932 gene encoding uncharacterized protein C7orf50 homolog — MGRNKKRKSEKNQNIHQSKEDLVVTESNTLSDSDEDTNRTLAKEESNEISDGKIMKRPLEHESENSDVEDEPKKRKKKKKTPAAEESATTGKKNKISKRQMKKEKHAARLALEQAQVKNQTKTQCLNYLSQWKHDRQNWKFMKARQVWLNKNKFSTQLIPEASWPILLEYFESAKGNIKTLLLNDANQIIKQMDEWTESQTNKDAECDKEQSESTELVKPDKTVYNRARSIIQCLQE; from the coding sequence ATGGGTCGcaataaaaaaaggaagagtGAGAAAAACCAAAACATCCACCAGAGTAAGGAAGACTTGGTAGTCACAGAATCGAATACACTAAGCGATAGTGACGAAGATACCAACAGGACACTTGCTAAAGAAGAAAGCAACGAAATATCTGATGGTAAAATTATGAAAAGGCCACTGGAGCACGAAAGTGAAAATTCAGACGTTGAAGATGAACCTAAAAAAcgtaagaaaaagaaaaagactcCAGCAGCAGAAGAGTCTGCAACAacaggtaaaaaaaataaaatttccaaaaggcaaatgaaaaaagaaaaacatgctGCGAGACTTGCTTTAGAACAAGCACAGGTAAAGAACCAAACTAAGACCCAGTGTCTTAATTATTTATCTCAATGGAAACATGACAGGCAGAACTGGAAGTTTATGAAAGCAAGACAAGTATggcttaataaaaacaaattttcaaCCCAGCTAATACCAGAGGCTTCATGGCCTATATTATTAGAATATTTTGAGTCTGCTAAAGGTAACATTAAAACCTTACTTCTGAATGATGCTAATCAAATCATTAAACAAATGGATGAATGGACAGAGTCACAAACCAATAAAGATGCTGAATGTGACAAGGAACAGTCTGAATCTACTGAACTAGTGAAACCTGACAAAACAGTTTATAATAGAGCAAGGAGTATAATACAatgtttacaggaataa
- the LOC123867931 gene encoding coiled-coil domain-containing protein 124-like isoform X2 → MELLRQVSHTQFLFPAAAVAVVLVCAALVFIFGFHTAEQPQFDKLPLVVDDRKSSNKKRKTKEKTSPNRISNDDAKSKSESAKKSPVKEKKEEKVKDVEKPKPKEKVEVKVAKKEAPAEAKKGKKKAVVDAEKPADFDDGLWQEVPKKSDKKKVKGPEEKDKKESPSKKNKKKVKDADTEVAQPEQKEEAIETIRVLSAEGPEVDEDSARALQAQVEELQRVLKEAELRDQALLGTTDEDDGTENELTEVKDLRSNKKMENKEKQIKKKASEAPTVAKSVKAEEKESPDTSEKQDYKPAGPVFDELGDTWSDAKVSKKGKKKARKE, encoded by the exons ATGGAGTTGTTAAGGCAGGTGTCTCATACACAGTTCCTGTTCCCCGCAGCAGCTGTGGCGGTTGTTTTAGTATGCGCAGCTCTCGTATTTATATTCGGTTTCCACACGGCGGAGCAGCCCCAATTCGACAAGCTACCGCTGGTCGTGGACGATAGGAAATCGTCCAAtaagaaaagaaaaaccaaGGAGAAG ACTTCTCCTAACCGCATTTCAAATGATGATGCAAAGTCAAAGAGCGAAAGTGCTAAAAAATCACCAGTGAAGgagaaaaaagaagagaaagTGAAAGATGTGGAAAAGCCCAAGCCCAAAGAGAAGGTCGAAGTTAAAGTCGCTAAGAAAGAAGCACCCGCTGAAGCTAAAAAGGGAAAGAAAAAGGCTGTAGTTGATGCGGAGAAGCCAGCAGATTTTGATGATGGCCTGTGGCAGGAGGTGCCAAAAAAGAGTGACAAGAAGAAAGTAAAGGGTCCAGAAGAGAAAGATAAGAAGGAAAGTCCATCTAAGAAGAATAAGAAGAAAGTGAAAGATGCAGACACTGAAGTTGCCCAGCCTGAACAGAAGGAAGAGGCTATTGAGACCATCAGGGTGCTGAGTGCAGAGGGCCCGGAAGTAGATGAGGACTCTGCTAGAGCTTTGCAGGCTCAGGTTGAAGAGCTCCAGAGAGTCCTTAAGgag GCAGAACTCCGTGACCAGGCTCTGCTCGGCACCACTGATGAAGATGACGGCACAGAGAATGAACTAACCGAAGTCAAGGATCTCAGGAGCAACAAGAAGATGGAAAACAAAGAGAAACAGATCAAGAAGAAGGCTAGTGAG gcaCCCACTGTAGCCAAATCTGTGAAGGCAGAAGAGAAGGAGAGTCCTGATACTTCAGAGAAACAAGATTACAAACCGGCCGGCCCAGTTTTTGATGAACTTGGAG ATACTTGGTCAGATGCGAAAGTATCTAAAAAGGGCAAAAAGAAGGCGCGCAAAGAGTGA
- the LOC123867931 gene encoding coiled-coil domain-containing protein 124-like isoform X1 has protein sequence MELLRQVSHTQFLFPAAAVAVVLVCAALVFIFGFHTAEQPQFDKLPLVVDDRKSSNKKRKTKEKKTSPNRISNDDAKSKSESAKKSPVKEKKEEKVKDVEKPKPKEKVEVKVAKKEAPAEAKKGKKKAVVDAEKPADFDDGLWQEVPKKSDKKKVKGPEEKDKKESPSKKNKKKVKDADTEVAQPEQKEEAIETIRVLSAEGPEVDEDSARALQAQVEELQRVLKEAELRDQALLGTTDEDDGTENELTEVKDLRSNKKMENKEKQIKKKASEAPTVAKSVKAEEKESPDTSEKQDYKPAGPVFDELGDTWSDAKVSKKGKKKARKE, from the exons ATGGAGTTGTTAAGGCAGGTGTCTCATACACAGTTCCTGTTCCCCGCAGCAGCTGTGGCGGTTGTTTTAGTATGCGCAGCTCTCGTATTTATATTCGGTTTCCACACGGCGGAGCAGCCCCAATTCGACAAGCTACCGCTGGTCGTGGACGATAGGAAATCGTCCAAtaagaaaagaaaaaccaaGGAGAAG AAGACTTCTCCTAACCGCATTTCAAATGATGATGCAAAGTCAAAGAGCGAAAGTGCTAAAAAATCACCAGTGAAGgagaaaaaagaagagaaagTGAAAGATGTGGAAAAGCCCAAGCCCAAAGAGAAGGTCGAAGTTAAAGTCGCTAAGAAAGAAGCACCCGCTGAAGCTAAAAAGGGAAAGAAAAAGGCTGTAGTTGATGCGGAGAAGCCAGCAGATTTTGATGATGGCCTGTGGCAGGAGGTGCCAAAAAAGAGTGACAAGAAGAAAGTAAAGGGTCCAGAAGAGAAAGATAAGAAGGAAAGTCCATCTAAGAAGAATAAGAAGAAAGTGAAAGATGCAGACACTGAAGTTGCCCAGCCTGAACAGAAGGAAGAGGCTATTGAGACCATCAGGGTGCTGAGTGCAGAGGGCCCGGAAGTAGATGAGGACTCTGCTAGAGCTTTGCAGGCTCAGGTTGAAGAGCTCCAGAGAGTCCTTAAGgag GCAGAACTCCGTGACCAGGCTCTGCTCGGCACCACTGATGAAGATGACGGCACAGAGAATGAACTAACCGAAGTCAAGGATCTCAGGAGCAACAAGAAGATGGAAAACAAAGAGAAACAGATCAAGAAGAAGGCTAGTGAG gcaCCCACTGTAGCCAAATCTGTGAAGGCAGAAGAGAAGGAGAGTCCTGATACTTCAGAGAAACAAGATTACAAACCGGCCGGCCCAGTTTTTGATGAACTTGGAG ATACTTGGTCAGATGCGAAAGTATCTAAAAAGGGCAAAAAGAAGGCGCGCAAAGAGTGA